Within the Thalassophryne amazonica chromosome 19, fThaAma1.1, whole genome shotgun sequence genome, the region GAAGCAGTCAGACCTTACAATTTCCGCTCGGTGTCCTATCACAAACCGCCATTGTCACAATGGTTACTGTAAAGTATGAAGTTGCACCTGATTTCCGGAGAAGTCACCAAGCCTGAAAGACACATAAATACCACACAGGCCACGCAAAAAACACCTCACAGGGTACCCCATGGCCGCCCAAGGACCACTGTGTTTTCGCCACGGCAACAGCAGATCACCCACAATAACAATAAGTGACTTGAGTTTGGACATGAACTCAGAAAAGAAAGAGCAATATCACACCCAACGGACACAATGATCcagcaatttaaaaacaaaaaacagatctcTGTATAAAGAGTGCACAAACTCCATGTGAGACAACATCATACAAGGGCCACTGAAGTGGTTACACAAAGGTGTTTTCGCGTCATCTCTGTGGATTGGGTGGGTTTTAAGCCGCATGACAGACTCACAACTGCCGCCATCCTGTCTAAAGGGAGCCTTAGCAGCATAAAAATGTGTTTGTGGTAAGTTGCTACTTGTCACGTGAAATACACAACAGGGCTAGTCATCCCTCaatagaatgaaaaaaaaaaaaaaaaacctgcaacaAATATAAAGGATGCAGATTTGAAATACATGTAGTGCCCTGGGTATGTGGAATCTCTCCTGACATATGTGGAGGTTACCAACAAAGTACTACAAAacagatgtgtgtgtatgtgtgatatGAACAGCATATAAAGTCCACTGGTAcagattctgtttttgttgtcctTCCGAGAGCAACGCAGGGACCTTTTACAATTAGCTTCATCACAGGAGTTTGGCtgcataaataagtaaataaatatatttcaaTCTTATTTATCAAAACTAATATTTTCAAACGTTGTTCAAATGCTGTTAATGTCAAAACAAGTTTAATTTCAAAGTGCATTATGTTATCTTTGTGAAGACtcattacaaaaactacacaaaacaaATTTTCACGAAAATCTTTGTTTATACTACTGATACACTGACACATCGGATTGTAGAATCATCAAATATCAGACAGGCTCCATGAAATAGCCCAGAAAATTAATATAAATCCACTCTGTACTTGATGTTCCCTTTGTACCCTCCATCTGTGCAAGTTATTTTTGATCAAGTATACACATCTATAacagcttagtccaattaagggttgggggggggggctggcgcctatcccagcagtcagagcgtgaggcggggtacaccctagacaagacgccagtctgttgcagggccacatatagacaaacaaacacattcattcacacacacacacacacacacacacacacacacacacacacacacacacacacacacacacacacacacacacacacctatggacaatttaaagtttccaatccacctaacctgcaggtctttagatgtgggaggcagCTGGAGCATACAGAGAACCCAcataaacactgggagaacatgcaaactccacacagaaaggccacaggtgggaattgaaccaatgaccttctagctgtgaaaCAACTGTGGTAACCACTAAAGCACCGTGCTGCCCATCAAGGATACACTTCAGAGAAAATCTCCATATGCATTAGCGCCCCCCACTGGTCAGTAGGTACCGTTGCAGGATGTTGTCGCGGGGCGGCTGCCACACTACAGTCCGCAGAGGGGCGCGGAAAGCGGCCACGGAGCTGAGAAGCGGCGAGTTGCGGATGACGGAGACGGACAGACAAACGTTTGGTGTCCGGACGAAGCCCGACAGCGGCCTCAGCAGGCCTGTACGACAAAAACACGTCAGAGGACACCACACATACCTGCACGAGTACTTCCGTCAACTCCAACACTGAGCAAATGCACATTTTATATTtaagaaaacagagaaatcaaAATGGAAAGGTGATAAATTGTGACTACATACCGGAGACCTTCCCAAGCAAAGCAGCCGCCATGTTTCCTTAGTCAGTACGGAAGCTCATTGGGTCAAACTTGTCACAACATGCGAAACACCAAAGTTCGACACGAACCTGGCTCACGAACACTGTTTCGAATAATCAGTTAGCTGCAATACACGATTCAAACAGTAGGCTGCGCGCTAACAGCAAAATTTggattattttgtgtgtgtgtgtccgcgtGCGTGTGCCCTGTTCTGCAACTCGGACATTGACACCACAGAACATCTAATTTCTTCTTGTAGATTTATTAagaatttttttcatgtttttccacGCGTATTGTATTCactagattaaaaaaaagaaaactcaatTTACAGTGATCAAAATattctagtaagtcccttcggctgctcccttgtttgcactcggggtcgccacagcaaatccaaggtggagctgcatgttgaattggcacaagttttacgccggatgcccttcctgacgcaactccacattacatggagaaatgtggcaggggtgggatttgaacccggaacccatATGAAAATTAATTTTGAGCTCCACACGGAAGAGAAAAAGCAGTTTGAGAACAATAATTTAATTATTTTGGCAAATCAATGAATATtagtaaatatttattttaaagtaGTTTTAGTTTTATACCTGTTTTGTGTTACACACCAAATTTTATCTCGTATCTTAACTATGTGTGCTTGTACTGCTAACTTGTTTTACGTTTTTTTAAATATTGTCATATTTGTTCATATTCTACTATTGACAAATGTATGCTTTTGGTTTTTATGTATGGACCACAAtgcaaataagtgttttcactttactTGCTTTCACCCTTCCTCGTACCCAGGGGTACAATTACCTATTAACATAGAACCAAGACACTGATGGAAACATATAAATTGACATTATTGTGAcactaattttattcacttttttcaGTATATCATGaaatataagtaaaaaaaaagaaagattcacaccatttatttgtttttgtttaaaacaaaaattcagtcttaaaaacaggtgaaaaaaaattaagcaatTACAGACAATATGATGTAGCTTACTGCagaaaaatgcatgaaaaaaaaaacccacacataaCCAAAGTTTACACCATTTACACCGCTCTGTAACCAAAGACATACATGCGATAGTGGGATCACCCACAACATCAGCAGACAtgtgcacagtgaatcaaaaacctttaaaaaaaaaaaaaaaaaaaaaaaaaaggtatgttCTAACATGAGAGCCACTTGAGTCACGTATGATATTTTCACCGTTCCAGCATAATGTTCATAATCCAATCACCAGTTCAAGAAGAGGAAATGTTCATGCACCAACAGGTGACAAAATACAGACAAAACCTGAGTATGTGTGTGGACACACACAGCTAATGAAGCGGCTTCCACATGGGTCCACGACGTCATACAATGAAGCAATTAACATCCAATTGCgctctgtgtcacagagaaaaatacatctcGACCCAAACGAACACCTGTGGGAGGTTTTGGACTGACATGTTAAACAGCAAACTGTAAACACCATCATCAAAACACCAAATGAGGGAATATATTTTGGAAGAATGGTAGGAAAGCGTCTGATGGCAGTCTGCAGggtaccccccacccaccccccgtATAACATCTTGCTGGAAGTGCAGCAATATAAACCCAAAAACTGAATATATTTCAATACATCTTAACTCCAGCATTCACTAAGAATTTTGATTAGTGTGGCACAGACCTGGTGGAATGACTGAGGGTCAGGCAAGGACAAAGTGACTTGATTTTGAGAAGGGGAGGAGGGggaatcacttaaaaaaaaagaagaaaaaaatcaaggTCACAGCACAGGGTCAAATTTAGGCCTAAATCTTACATATGGAGAAAGAGagacccttcggctgttcccttttttccccccctcactcagggtcgccccagcagattcaaggtggatctgcatgttgaattggcagatgttttacactggatgcccttcatgacgcaactccatattacatacagaaatgtgacaggggaggGAACTGaaacgggaaccttctgcactgaaaccaagtgcactaaccacttggccaccacccctgcaaatcTTACAtatacagaacatttagaattgcTATTTAAAGGAATTAGTTGCAGATGCACCTATGGTTATTATTCAACACCAATATGAAGTTCAATATCACCTTTCTATCAATCATATGACCTTTAAACTTGAGTGGCCTAAagaggtcaaactcaaggtcataaccgTTGAGTGCGCCTTCTTGCTGCTTTCATTTGTCACCTGTCTGTGTGTAACAGCGTCATTTTACAAAATGACAAAAAGTGCTGTTTCTCAAAAAGATCATCCAAATATgcctcaggggaaaaaaaaaaaaagctggtggACTTCCAAAACAAGGTGGTCCAGGAGTTTGTAAGTCTGACCTCAGCTGATGTTCTAGCACTTCAGCATAGCTGTAAGCTGAAGTCTTTTGGCTCACCACCCGGCGTAAACGGGTTCTGCGTCACAGGGGATGGCGTAGTACCTCCGCGGAGACTGTTCTTTGGGTAATAATGGAGCTTGAGCTGCAGCCAGGTCTCGGTCATTATCTCTGCGTCGGCGTAGCACCATTAAAATAATGAAGAGTAAAGCCACTGAAAGGTAGACAGGACAAATTCCAGAGGATAATGTGGAAATTTACCACCTGTAGGTTTGGATAACATATCACACAGTAACACGTGCACAGTGATTGCAATTGCACAGAGTCCTGTTTGTGCACAATGTTAGTGCAAAGGAAATTAAATCCCACATTCCCAGGGTGCACAAAAATACTGAATATTTCCATGAGTTCAAAAGAGAAAACTAAGAAATACATTATTGGGTAAAAGTCTACCAGACATACAAAATATTATTTttgatgcatttattttatgAGTATGTcaacaaaaagtttgtgtttcagcaggattacacaaaaaccAGGTTGATTTCCATCAGATGTGTGGGACAAGGGTGGATCCAGAGATTTTTGGTggtggttttgtgtgtgcgtgtgtgtgtgtgtgtgtgtgtgtgtggggggggggggggggggaacgatACAATgtaaaaattatttcatattgcTGAACACAGTGAGATatgttcagctttttttttccagtggaaGATAATGAATAATTGTGGCAAACATTATCCTATCAAATCCTAATGGGTGCTGAATATACTGATATTTAAagatacagtgtgtaggattgagtgtcatctagtggtgagactGCAGATTATGTTATACTGTCACCTGTCAAGGTTTTGTTTCCCGCATTTCACAATAATAAggattctcaaacttgttagacgGTACCagcaagtatacgaggtctgtgataaaaaaagcggtccttttatttttttcaaaaaataaatggatttgatacatatgtttttacatcagacatgcttgaatcctcgtgcgcatgcgtgagttttgtcatgcctgtcggtgacgtcattggcctgtgggcaggctttgagtgaggtgtggactccccctcccgtcagaatctctttgtctgagacgctgcagggagacggcgtgcgttgctttatcaaattttttcaggaccggtgagggatatccgtgtggacactattcgagaaattcagctgattttcggtgaaaggtttaacggccgatgagagattgtggagtttctttcgctttaagcacagcccacaaagcggatcggcgcagcgcggtcggaggtggcgtccgtctggctgttttgagctgaaaacatcctaatttaaagctctgttcacccaggtcgtcgtcagagaacagagaagtgtcAGAAGAGGTCGCCatgaggagtttacccggacattccactgttaaaggagattttgtaatgaaagaacgtgcggacgaatttgccgagtcgggtcCGTGACGATGCcccaaatccgtctgcgccgcgacaggaaaaacacctccgtgttgaaaaccattggtaaaattcaggcagcttttgatggctttcaacaagtgagtatctgagaaattgtttaacagctgggcatgttccaacttgcccgttaaggtttccaacagaggtgtttttcctgtggcgaccccccgcggtcgggtccggcccgacatgcgaatctgccctcacgttctttcattacaaaatctcctttaacagtggaatgtctggataaactcctgatcccgaattcttctgaaagttctctgttatctcacgacgtcttgggtccacagagcctgaaattaggaagttttcagcttgaaacagcgagatgacgccacctcggagcgcagatcgccgtcaggcgccgtgggccgtccttatagcgacactaacagaccaaaatctctcatcagccgttaaaagtttcaccgaaaaacagctgaatttattgaatggtgtccactcagttgtgccttacagtttttgaaaaaattttcaaacaaagcaacattctctcagccattcctaaacaatgaaaaaaacaacgagagggtgggccacttctcactcaaagactgcccacaggcgaatgacgtaaccaacaggcgtgaaaaaactctcgcatgcccacgagggttcaagcatgtctgatgtaatcacacgtgattcaaatccatatagtttttgaaaaaaataataaggtccgttacttttctcacagacctcgtatgcgttTCGggttactgtatcaacatggcagcctccatcagGGGGCCCACTCCCATTTAGATATGAAGGTCCAATTCTAAAATCAGCTAAACACATtggttcattgttgcaggtacttATACACTAATAAACAGATTTTTACGAATGATGCATTCAATTTTttgctaacaacaacaacaacaacaaaaaaacaatcctaAATCCCAttcactgtagctttaacaggGTTTTTTTGTGAAAGCACAGTTACTTACCACCACCTGCAATAACTAAAAGAGCAATAGTTACAGGAGCCATTTCACAGGTGTTTCCTGCTTTGCGGAAGAAGGTCTCCATGCAGTAACGCGGTGCTGAGATGCCTTCTGGACAGAAGGCATCAATGGGGCAAGGAATGGGGTTCACATCTGGACTCTGTGACAACAACATATTAGGTCACCAAACCAAGCAAGGCGATCATTCAAAGATAAACGGGTTGTTTTCACACTCACGGGGCAGTAGTGATCCTCTGGGCAGATATCACAGCTTTCCTGTCCCCAGCGGATCTGAAAGAAGCCACTGCTGCAGATTTCACACTTACTCTCATGAGGAGCTTTGTGCATACCTGTCCAAAAACCAGTCATCAGCTGGATGCCTGCAGCGCACCTGCTTCTCTCCTGATATACTGTGAGCTACAGTGCTCTGAGAAATGTTAAATCATGAAGTTTTAGCTTTGCGATTGAAAGATGTAAACTACCTGGCCGACACAGCGTGCATGCTTTTGCAGCATCCTGCAGGGACTCTGCACCTCCGGGGCAGATCTGACAGTGGGAACAGCCAGAGGAACTATTGGAAACAAAAACACTTCTCATCTCCTGGAGGTAGTATTTTTGGCTTGGTatgcttgtctgtctgtcagcaggatatagCAAAAACAAGTGAAGAGATTGTAATACAATGTGGTGCCACAGCAAGTTTTGGGTCAAGCTAGTTAGATTTTGAAGCAGGTTTGACAGATGTAGAGCGGGCAGCTCAATGCAATAGgatttgggctaccaatatgtggacctgggttcaattcctagTCATATTACCCTTCTGTATTCTTAGAAAAGTCACTTCATCTTCATTGGACTTGGCTGGGAAGtatcctgtgatggactggtattCTGTCCGGGGAGAGTtgtgcatctgcttcatgctacggaATCAGGAATAAGcagtggcaccaatgggcctcagggcctatagagTTAACTTCTTCACACCCTATC harbors:
- the si:dkey-21a6.5 gene encoding multiple epidermal growth factor-like domains protein 9 — translated: MDCWGVLRVIATVCLLGRVESQTTLPPAVTNTTVSENVTSPTPTPLILSTTIPGCLGLNTSSCEPCAPGSRYDNNTLFCSCCPDLGLCLFPGACPPCSRGFFQPLVGQQQCLPCSPGFYSNLTGSPLCQPCPAGSFSNGSGSESCTRCSPGFFSSEQSSTSCTPCLQGRFCNSSGCSHCQICPGGAESLQDAAKACTLCRPGMHKAPHESKCEICSSGFFQIRWGQESCDICPEDHYCPSPDVNPIPCPIDAFCPEGISAPRYCMETFFRKAGNTCEMAPVTIALLVIAGGVALLFIILMVLRRRRDNDRDLAAAQAPLLPKEQSPRRYYAIPCDAEPVYAGW